In Rhizobium binae, the DNA window GCCGATGGTCTTCAGGGCCTGACCGGTGTCGCGCACCAGCTTGACGCCGCTTTCCACCTCTTTCGAGGAGTTCTGTATCAGGCCCTTGATTTCCTTTGCAGCACTCGCCGAGCGCTGCGCGAGTTCGCGCACTTCCTGGGCGACGACGGCGAAGCCCTTGCCCGCTTCGCCGGCTCTCGCCGCTTCCACACCGGCGTTCAGCGCCAGAAGGTTGGTCTGGAACGCGATCTCGTCGATGACGCCGATGATGTTGGAAATCTGCTGCGACGAGGTCTCGATGCGTTCCATCGCTTCCTCTGCATGGGAGACGACTTCCACGGAAACGCCGGCGCTATGGTTTGCCTCCGTGGCCACTGCGCGCGTCTCCTCGGTTCGTTTGCTGGAGTTCGACAACTTGGCGGTGATCTGCTCCAGTGCGGCGGCCGTCTCTTCGAGCGAGGCCGCCTGCTGCTCCGTGCGCTTGGAAAGATCGCTCGCCCCGGAAGAAATTTCCCGCGTGCCTTCGTCGATCGTGCCGATGCTTTCGGAAATTGCTCTCAGCGTCGCGCCGAGTTGGGTCACCGACTGGTTGAAGTCATGGCGCAGCACCTCGAAGTCGGGCGCGAAGGCCTCGTTGAGCTGGAAGGCGAGGTCGCCCGCGGCGAGCCGCTTCAAACCGGCGGCAAGACCCGAAGTGGCAATGCGCAGCCGCTCCGAAGCGTCTTCTTCCGCCTGCTTCTGGGCGGCAACGCGATCGGCTTCCGCCTTGTTGCGATTTTCTTCGGCCTCCAGCGCCAGCCGCTTGTTCGCAATCGCCGCTTGGCGGAAGATTTCCACTGCCGCAGCCATCGAGCCAACCTCATCGGCGCGGTCGGCAAAGGGAATTTCCGAACCCGTGTCCCCCTCGGCCAGGCGCCGCATCGAGGCGGTGATGCCGGTGATCGGGTTGGCGATGCTTTTCAGCACGAAGGCGACGGCGCCGAGAACCAGCAATCCCGCAAATCCGATCGCGGCAAGAAGGTAGAATTCTATCGAGGTGAAGGTTTCCTTGCTGAGTTCGGCAGCCTTGTTGCTGCCGTTGACATCCAGCTCGACGAGGCTTGTCGTTGCTTCCTTCAGCTT includes these proteins:
- a CDS encoding methyl-accepting chemotaxis protein, with product MRRPNIKSSLLLIFGGIALLFGLVAYLAVDGLRKTNGSTEEIATRWLPSVQASQAINLNMTNLRLAYRDHVIAQSEAEKKTREESIAVAENAIRRSVDAYLPLASSDRERELIKTIKESVEGYIASSSQLLVLSRANKTEEAGQYLGAGMRAYSDKLKEATTSLVELDVNGSNKAAELSKETFTSIEFYLLAAIGFAGLLVLGAVAFVLKSIANPITGITASMRRLAEGDTGSEIPFADRADEVGSMAAAVEIFRQAAIANKRLALEAEENRNKAEADRVAAQKQAEEDASERLRIATSGLAAGLKRLAAGDLAFQLNEAFAPDFEVLRHDFNQSVTQLGATLRAISESIGTIDEGTREISSGASDLSKRTEQQAASLEETAAALEQITAKLSNSSKRTEETRAVATEANHSAGVSVEVVSHAEEAMERIETSSQQISNIIGVIDEIAFQTNLLALNAGVEAARAGEAGKGFAVVAQEVRELAQRSASAAKEIKGLIQNSSKEVESGVKLVRDTGQALKTIGGFITQINQHMDSIATSAKEQSVGLSEVNVAVNQMDQTTQQNAAMVEQSTAASDSLAQEAQKLRELVAQFRLNDTASGQSAALRATARTMAQSAGRAAIHAVAARR